From the Osmerus eperlanus chromosome 19, fOsmEpe2.1, whole genome shotgun sequence genome, one window contains:
- the rsph4a gene encoding radial spoke head protein 6 homolog A yields MASPEPAPTNQTEEMTVNFKAFLLKNSTKSNINLYDHLARLLTKVMDERPENVVDIFEDMSREVKRGIIPETQSTLRDVAFIPATQLLAEKQRLLFSRGGGDEGDQEEELVDTPLPNVGELAFFLEQAGVGLGREEMHRIFLALKHLVDTQPLHRCRFWGKILGTDSNYIVAEGEYREGEEEEEEVVEEVVEEEEKREAREEEEDTEVVDVADPLPRSTYKSPPVVPKEENRTGANKYSYFVCTEPGLPWVKLPAVTPAQVTAARHIRKFFTGRLDAPVVSYPPFPGNEANYLRAQIARISAGSHVSPLGFYQFGEEEGEEEEEGARDGYEENPDFEGIPVHEMAESLSAWVHHVQHILQQGRCVWVNQVEKPEEDFEEEGEEEKEEEPDEPEPEVGPPLLTPLTEDIEVLDTPPWSSRMSSHLISQFAVAVLRSNLWPGAYSYASGKKFENIYIGWGVKFAGDGYTPTGPPAPQREYPSGPEITEAQDPSLEEEQALKAALEDQKAAQEEAEGLDGEEEEEEEDD; encoded by the exons ATGGCGTCTCCGGAGCCTGCGCCGACCAACCAAACGGAAGAAATGACGGTCAACTTCAAGGCTTTTTTGCTGAAGAACAGCACTAAAAGTAACATCAATCT CTACGACCACTTGGCACGGTTACTAACCAAGGTGATGGATGAACGTCCAGAAAATGTGGTCGACATCTTTGAAGATATGAGTCGTGAGGTGAAGCGGGGAATTATTCCTGAAACGCAGAGCACATTGCGAGATGTGGCTTTCATCCCCGCTACCCAGCTGTTGGCTGAGAAGCAGAGATTGCTGTTCTCTCGGGGTGGCGGGGATGAGGGTGACCAGGAGGAGGAACTG GTTGACACACCCCTTCCCAATGTAGGAGAGCTTGCCTTTTTCCTAGAGCAAGCTGGGGTTGgtctgggcagagaggagatgcACAGAATATTCCTAGCACTCAAACACCTGGTGGACACGCAACCTCTGCATCGCTGCCGTTTTTGGGGCAAGATTCTGGGAACGGACAGTAATTATATAGTGGCTGAAGGCGAGTaccgagagggggaggaggaagaggaggaggtggtggaggaggtggtggaggaggaggagaagagagaggctcgggaggaggaggaggacactgaagtggtagatgtg GCagaccctctccctcgctctaccTACAAGTCTCCACCGGTGGTGCCAAAAGAGGAAAACCGCACAGGAGCTAACAAGTACAGCTACTTTGTATGCACAGAGCCGGGCCTTCCCTGGGTGAAGCTGCCGGCTGTGACTCCAGCCCAGGTGACGGCTGCACGTCACATACGCAAGTTCTTCACAGGCAGACTGGATGCCCCCGTCGTCAGCTACCCACCGTTCCCGGGCAACGAGGCCAACTACTTAAGGGCCCAGATAGCTCGCATCTCAGCCGGCTCACACGTCAGTCCCCTGGGCTTCTACCAGttcggagaggaggaaggggaggaggaggaggagggtgctcGCGACGGCTACGAGGAGAACCCCGACTTCGAGGGAATACCTGTTCACGAGATGGCCgagtctctgtctgcctgggtGCATCACGTCCAGCACATCTTACAACAG GGtcgctgtgtgtgggtgaaccAGGTGGAGAAGCCGGAGGAAGACtttgaggaggaaggagaggaggagaaggaggaggagcctgacGAGCCAGAGCCAGAAGTGgggccccccctcctcactcctctcactGAGGACATag AGGTGTTGGACACCCCTCCCTGGAGTTCCAGGATGTCTTCACACCTTATTTCTCAGTTCGCTGTTGCTGTGCTGCGCTCCAACCTGTGGCCAGGAGCATATTCGTACGCGAGTGGCAA GAAATTCGAGAACATCTACATTGGTTGGGGGGTGAAGTTCGCTGGGGATGGCTACACCCCAACCGGGCCCCCCGCGCCCCAGCGCGAGTACCCCAGCGGGCCGGAGATCACGGAGGCCCAGGAccccagcctggaggaggagcaggcgcTGAAGGCAGCTCTGGAGGACCAGAAGGCCGcccaggaggaggcagagggcctggatggggaggaggaggaggaggaggaggacgactga